The Rhodothermales bacterium DNA segment ATTCATACGGTGGACTCGGCTTCGGGGGCGCGAAGAATGGCGCTCAGAGCGCCATTTCGATGAGGAGGAGGACGAGGAAGCCGAGGAAGAAGGTGGCCGCTGCGAGTGGGGTGTCCGGCGTGTCGTGCGCCTCGACGAGGAGCTCCTCGGTGACGAGGTAGAGCAGCGCCGCCACGCCGAAGGCGAGCACGCCGGCGAGGAGGCCGCCCGTGAGCGCGCCCGCTGCGAGTGTGCCGCCGATAGCCCCGGCGAGGAGGAGCACGGTCAGCCCGGCTGTCGTCCCCAGCACCCGGCCGCGCGAGGCCCCGGCCCCGACGAGGGCGGCGGCGGTCGCGAGGACAAGGAAGAGGACCTCGAGCGAGAGCGCGATCGTGACGATGAGGCCGGCCTCGGCCCCCGCCGCGAACCCGACGCCGACGAGGAGCCCGTCCACCGCGATGTCTACAGCGACCGTCACGACCAGCCCTCGCGTCCCTCCCGCACCGCCCTCGGACGCACCACCCTCGGACGCACCGGCTTCGGGCACGGCGGTCTCGGACGGCTCCCGCTCGGTCAGCCGCTTGACGCCGAGCATGAGCGCGACGCCGAGCCCGAACCCGACGATGGTGGGGAGCGCCGCCGCCTCGTACATCAGCTCGGGCAGGAGCTCGCCCGCCACGGCGGCGAAGACGACCCCGGCTGCGAAGTGCTGAATCACGCTCTGGAGACGCCTCCCGGGCGGGCGGAACGCCGCCACGACCCCGCCGAGCACGGCGGCGACGGCGGGGATGGCGAGGAAGGGGAGAACGTCAACGAGCACGGGGTTGGGGGTCAGGCCTCGGTGCCGAAGTGGCCGGCGAGGTCGGTGGTGAAGGCGTCGTAGACGGCTCGGACGTCGCGGTCGTGGAGCGGTTCGCCCGGAGCCGTAGCCAGCGCGATGCGCTCCTCGAAGTCGGCTTCGTCGTTCACGGCGACCGTGGTACGCCTGCCCTCCATCGTCGCGGAGAGGGTGTAGCGCTTCTCCACGCCGCCGGCAACGTGGAGCGCGAGCGCCGCCGAGCAGCGGCCGGGGCCATCGCTTTGGACCTCGCCGAGGGCGAGGCGGGTGATCCCCGTGCGCTGCGGGAAGGGGAGGCCCTCGTTCAGGACCGGGGCCGCCTCTTGTACGGCCCCGACGAGATCCGTCAGGAGGTCCGAGCAGGAGCTATCGGTAGAGGGAGTGGCGTTCATGGATGCGAGTGTTCAGGTGGCAGACGACGACGCCCCTTCGCGCACCCACGCCCACGCTTCGTCGAGATCGGCCTCGTCGAAGTAGCGGACGTCGCCGGGGGCGAAGAGGTCCGTCAGCCGCGTCATCCAGTCCTGCCACCGCTCCTCGCCGACCATCGCCAGCCGCTCGACGTCGCTGTAGTGCGCGGCGTCGAGCTTGAGGTCTTCCCAGGCGGCGTCGAGGTCGCCCCACCCGTCGAAGTCGTCCATGTGGATGAGGAGGCGGACCTTCCCGTACCGACGGGCCTTCTCGTCGATGACGGGGCGGAAGCGCTCGTAGTCGTCGCCGGTGATGGTGCCGCTCACGCGGACGCCGAGGACGTTGCCTTCGGTCTGGGGGAGGAGTTCGTACATGGGAGTCTGAGCTCTGGGATGGTTACAGGGAAGCTGATCTATTTCGAGAGGACGAGGATCCGCCGCGCCCCGTTCGCGACGACGACGAAGATGAGTGCGCCGGCCACGAGGTCCGGCACGGCCGAGGCCGTGGCCCAGACGACGAGGGCCGAGAGGATCACGAGCCCGTTCACCTTGATGTCGTTCGAGGTGAAGATCCAGGACGCCTCCACGTGCGCCTCGCCGGTCCTCGCGCGCCGGAGGACGAGGAGGGTCGTGATGTTGCCGAGGAGCGTGAGCGACGCCACGACGACCATCGTCGCCACGTCCGGCACCCCCTCGGCGAAGAGGAACCGGCGGACGACCTCGACGAGCCCGAACACGGCGAGGCCGAGCTGGAGGTACCCGCTCCCGCGCGCGAGCCGCTTCTTGCGGAGGGCCGTGCCCCCGACGGCCGCGAGGCTCAGCGTGTAGACGAGGGCGTCGGCGAGGTTGTCGAGTGAGTCGGCGATGAGCCCCATCGAGCCGACGAGGATTCCGGCCGTGAACTCGACGACGAAGAACGTGGCGTTGATGCCGAGCGCGATCCGGAGCGGCCCGCGCTCCTCGGCCGGGGCCGCCTCGGGCTCGCCGGGCGGGGACACGACCCCGGCCTCCTCCTCCGTCAGCGGCTCCGTCGGCCCCGCCTGCCGGGCACCCAGCCCCAGCCCGGAGAGGGCGTCCGTGATGGCCTCGGCGTGGCCGACGTGGGTGACGGTGAGCCGGCGGGCCGACAGGTCGAACGCCAGCCGGCGGACGCTGCCCATGCCCTCCAGCCGCATCCGCACCACCTGCTCCTCGGCGGCGCAGTCCATCTTCGGGACGTGAAACGTGGTCCGGTTCATGGCAGGACGCCGGCCTGGTCCGCGGCACCGTACCGGGCAAAGACGGTGGGTTGGCCGTCCTCGATGAGGAGGACCTCGTAGGGCTGGACCGTGTCCCCCTGCTCCATGCCGGGTGAGCCGATGGGCATTCCCGGCACGGCGAGGCCGCCTGCCTCCGGTGCCCCCGCCAGGAGCCGCTTTACGTCTTCGGCAGGCACGTGCCCCTCGATGGCGTACCCGTCGACGACGGCCGTGTGGCAGGACTGCAATCCGGGGGGGATGCCGTACTGGCGCTTCACCGCGCTCATGTCTCCCACGTCCACCGTCTCCACCGGGAACCCCGCCTCGCGCATGTGCTCGGCCCACGCCGTGCAGCACCCGCACGTGGGCGACTTGTACACGGTAACGACCGGGCGGGCGGCATCCACGTCAGTGGCCGCCGAGGCGGTGGCCGGGAGCGACCCTGCCGGTGCCGTCTGGCGTACCGGCTCGGCATCTGCGGCGCTGGGGGCTGGAGGCGGGGTGGACGGCGCAGCGCCTTCACCAGTGCACGCGGCCAGGGCGAGGGTACTCAGGAGAGCGAGCATGAGGGTACGGATCATCACTGTAGCGTTCATGTTGGTAGCGGGGTAAGCCGGCGTCTGATCGTTCCTGGTTCGGCGTCAGAGGCGGGTGTGGAGGAGGCGGAGGCCGTTGAACGTGACGAGGAGGCTCGCGCCCATGTCGGCGAAGACGGCCATCCAGAGCGTCGCCACGCCGCCGACGGCGAGCACGAAGAACACGACCTTGATCGCGATGGAGAAGGCGATGTTCTGCCACAGCACGCGCGCGGTGCGGCGGCTGAGCCGGAGGAAGGCGGGGAGCTTCCTGAGGTCGTCCTCCATCAGTGCCACGTCGGCCGTCTCGATGGCGGTGTCGGTGCCCGCCGCACCCATGGCGAAGCCGACGTCGGCCTTCGCCAGCGCCGGCGCGTCGTTGATCCCGTCGCCGACCATCCCGACGGCGCCGTAGCGGGCGCGGAGGTCGTCCACGGCGGCGAGCTTGTCCTCGGGCAGAAGTCCACCGCGCGCGTCGTCGATGCCGACGGCGCGGGCGATGGCGTCGGCCGTGGTCTGGTTGTCGCCGGTGAGCATCACGGTCGTGATCCCGAGCGCGTGGAGGTCGCGGAGAGCGTCCACGCTCGTCGGGCGCGGTGCGTCGGCCACGCCGAAGGCCGCGAGCGCTTGGTGCTCCGTCATGAGCACGACGGTCGTCTTCCCCTCCCGCTCCAGACGTTCCAGGGCGTCCTCCACGACCGGCGTGCTCGTGCCCACCTCGCGCGCCAGGCGGTGGTTGCCGAGGAAGTAGAGGGCGGCTCCGACCCGGCCCCGCACGCCGCGCCCGGTGACGGCCTCGAAGCCCTCGACCGGCTCCGGCAGCGCGTCCGGCTCCTGCTCCCGGTACGCTCGGACGATGGCCGCCGCGACCGGGTGCTCGCTCGGCGCGTCGAGCGCGGCGGCCAGGCGAAGGGCTTGCCTCTTCGTGACGCCTGGCGCGAGCGGGACGACGTCGGTCACGCGGGGGCGGCCCTCCGTGATCGTCCCCGTCTTGTCGAGGGCGACGACGCGGAGGCGGTGTCCACTTTCGAGGTAGGCCCCGCCCTTGACGAGCATCCCGCGCCGGGCCGCGGCGGCGAGCCCGCTCACGACCGTCACCGGCGTCGAGATCACGAGGGCGCAGGGGCAGGCGATGACGAGGAGGACGAGGGCGCGGTAGAGCCAGTCGAAGAACGGAGCGCCGAAGGCGAGCGGCGGCACGGCGGCCACGAGCACGGCGAGGAGGACCACGGCCGGCGTGTAGTACCGGGCGAACCGGTCCACGAACCGCTGCGTCTCGCCGCGCTCGGCCTGGGCCTGCTGCACGGCCCGGACGATCCGGGCGAGCGTCGTGTCGCGCTTGCGGTGGGTCGCCTCCACCTCCAGCACGCCGCGCTCGTTGATGGTCCCGGCGAACACCTCGTCGCCCGGCGCTTTCTCGACGGGCATCGACTCGCCCGTGATGGGGGCCTGGTTCACGGTCGAGCCGCCGACAACGACGGTGCCGTCGAGGGCGATGCGCTCGCCGGGGCGGACGCGGAAGACCTGCCCCACACGGACGGCGGCAGCCCGCACCTCCTCCCAGCCCCCTACCTCCGTCTGCACGAGGGCGGTGTCGGGGGCTAGCTCCATGAGGCTGCGGATGGCGCCGCGCGAGCGATCGAGCGCGTACGCTTCGATCTTCTCCGCGATGGCGAAGAGGACCGCCACCATCGCCGCCTCGGGCCACTCTCCGATGAGGACGGCCCCGGCGACGGCGATCGTCATAAGGAAGTTGATCCCGAGCGAGAAGGCGCGGACGGCCCGCCACCCCTTCACCAGCATCTCACGCCCGCCGAGTGCGATAGCCGTCAGTGCCAGGGCTGCCACGACCAAGCTGCCCTCCTCCCCCGTCGCGAGGGCTACGACCTCGGCGGCGAGGGCGAGCGCGCCGGCTGCGCCGAGCTGGACCCACTCGGCACGGGAGACGACCGGGCGGCGCTCCCATGCCTTCTGCGGCACCGCTTCGTCTTCACCGGCCGAGACGGGCTCGGCGTCCATCCCCACGCTCGCCAGCGCAGCGAGGAGCGGGGCCGGGTCGCCGAGCCCGTGCGTGACGGTGAGCTCACGGCGGACGAGGTCGAAGTCGAGGCGCTCGACGCCGCCCACCCCCTTGAGGCGGCTGCGGATGAGCTGCTCCTCGGTGGGGCAGTCCATCTTCTCGACGCGGAAGGTGGTCTGGTTCATGGTGCCGGAGGTCCGTTCGGAGTCCGCTCTCCGCGGCGGGGGGCCGAGCGGAAGGAGCCGAGCACGAGGAGGCCCACACCGACGACGATGGCGACGTCGGCGAGGTTGAACGTCGGCCAGCGGTGCGCGCCGAGGCCGAGGTCGAGGAAGTCGGTCACGCGGCCATCGGCGAGGCGGTCGAGGAAGTTGGCGGCCCCGCCGCCGAGGACGAGCCCGAGCGCGGGCGGCGTCCACCGGGGCGTGGCCGGGTCCCGGAGCGCGATGACCGCCCAGACGGCCAGGGCGAGCACGACGAAACCCGTGAGGAGGAGGATGCCCAAGCCCTCGGTGGCGAAGAGCCCGAAGGCGATGCCCTCGTTGTAGCCCAGCGTGAGGCGGACCCACTCGCCGACGACCTCGACCGGCCGGTGGCGCTGGAGCGCGGCCGTAGCGAGCGCCTTCGTGGCGAGGTCCGCCGCAACGGCCGCGAACGCAGTCAGCCCGAACTCGGCCGCTCCGAGTGTGGCCGGGAGGGACGCGCGGGCGCGCGGGTCGCGGTGCCTGGGCTCGCCCGGCGACCCGACCGGGGTCCCCACCGAGGCGAAACGCTGCCCGGCCGGGCGTTTCACCGGTGTTCCGTTCACTTCCGTATGGCGAGAGGTCGTCTGTTCCATGACACGTTCAGGATGGCTAGAGCGCCCAGAAGTAAACGACGGCCGCCCAGACCGGCACCACGGCCGCGAGCGCGGCGACCTGCCACCGTCGGAACCCCTTCTCCGCCCCGCCCCACCAGATGAACGCGGCGTAGAGCGCCGGCACGACGCCCACGAAGGCGAGGTTCACGGCGAAGAGC contains these protein-coding regions:
- a CDS encoding transporter; translation: MLVDVLPFLAIPAVAAVLGGVVAAFRPPGRRLQSVIQHFAAGVVFAAVAGELLPELMYEAAALPTIVGFGLGVALMLGVKRLTEREPSETAVPEAGASEGGASEGGAGGTRGLVVTVAVDIAVDGLLVGVGFAAGAEAGLIVTIALSLEVLFLVLATAAALVGAGASRGRVLGTTAGLTVLLLAGAIGGTLAAGALTGGLLAGVLAFGVAALLYLVTEELLVEAHDTPDTPLAAATFFLGFLVLLLIEMAL
- a CDS encoding DUF411 domain-containing protein, which codes for MIRTLMLALLSTLALAACTGEGAAPSTPPPAPSAADAEPVRQTAPAGSLPATASAATDVDAARPVVTVYKSPTCGCCTAWAEHMREAGFPVETVDVGDMSAVKRQYGIPPGLQSCHTAVVDGYAIEGHVPAEDVKRLLAGAPEAGGLAVPGMPIGSPGMEQGDTVQPYEVLLIEDGQPTVFARYGAADQAGVLP
- a CDS encoding heavy metal translocating P-type ATPase — translated: MNQTTFRVEKMDCPTEEQLIRSRLKGVGGVERLDFDLVRRELTVTHGLGDPAPLLAALASVGMDAEPVSAGEDEAVPQKAWERRPVVSRAEWVQLGAAGALALAAEVVALATGEEGSLVVAALALTAIALGGREMLVKGWRAVRAFSLGINFLMTIAVAGAVLIGEWPEAAMVAVLFAIAEKIEAYALDRSRGAIRSLMELAPDTALVQTEVGGWEEVRAAAVRVGQVFRVRPGERIALDGTVVVGGSTVNQAPITGESMPVEKAPGDEVFAGTINERGVLEVEATHRKRDTTLARIVRAVQQAQAERGETQRFVDRFARYYTPAVVLLAVLVAAVPPLAFGAPFFDWLYRALVLLVIACPCALVISTPVTVVSGLAAAARRGMLVKGGAYLESGHRLRVVALDKTGTITEGRPRVTDVVPLAPGVTKRQALRLAAALDAPSEHPVAAAIVRAYREQEPDALPEPVEGFEAVTGRGVRGRVGAALYFLGNHRLAREVGTSTPVVEDALERLEREGKTTVVLMTEHQALAAFGVADAPRPTSVDALRDLHALGITTVMLTGDNQTTADAIARAVGIDDARGGLLPEDKLAAVDDLRARYGAVGMVGDGINDAPALAKADVGFAMGAAGTDTAIETADVALMEDDLRKLPAFLRLSRRTARVLWQNIAFSIAIKVVFFVLAVGGVATLWMAVFADMGASLLVTFNGLRLLHTRL
- a CDS encoding STAS/SEC14 domain-containing protein — its product is MYELLPQTEGNVLGVRVSGTITGDDYERFRPVIDEKARRYGKVRLLIHMDDFDGWGDLDAAWEDLKLDAAHYSDVERLAMVGEERWQDWMTRLTDLFAPGDVRYFDEADLDEAWAWVREGASSSAT
- a CDS encoding cation transporter, translating into MNRTTFHVPKMDCAAEEQVVRMRLEGMGSVRRLAFDLSARRLTVTHVGHAEAITDALSGLGLGARQAGPTEPLTEEEAGVVSPPGEPEAAPAEERGPLRIALGINATFFVVEFTAGILVGSMGLIADSLDNLADALVYTLSLAAVGGTALRKKRLARGSGYLQLGLAVFGLVEVVRRFLFAEGVPDVATMVVVASLTLLGNITTLLVLRRARTGEAHVEASWIFTSNDIKVNGLVILSALVVWATASAVPDLVAGALIFVVVANGARRILVLSK
- the lspA gene encoding signal peptidase II translates to MKRPAGQRFASVGTPVGSPGEPRHRDPRARASLPATLGAAEFGLTAFAAVAADLATKALATAALQRHRPVEVVGEWVRLTLGYNEGIAFGLFATEGLGILLLTGFVVLALAVWAVIALRDPATPRWTPPALGLVLGGGAANFLDRLADGRVTDFLDLGLGAHRWPTFNLADVAIVVGVGLLVLGSFRSAPRRGERTPNGPPAP